One Phycisphaerae bacterium RAS2 DNA window includes the following coding sequences:
- the tgpA gene encoding Protein-glutamine gamma-glutamyltransferase — protein sequence MIAPRSRMHVGLLALAMVNMLPALEAEEAWRYVALAFGAAVFSYFLSGSKWSDAVRPSMITTGVLCSVIFTVYEMFLRKDEAPVYILNLAHFIILLCCCKFFELRTARDTGIVVLMAFLLLIIGAFVSASLLFAAVILIDLTIGVAWLLEFHARCEAQRIAASAARIRVTALASNAASDASSGASPALRNRLTGALGNSVGLTVVGLVIFIAIPRGWSTGLFGRMHRMVPTAVSGFTDEITLRDAAIFEDPTPVMRVRFTQAGRILTDDDFRPMMRGSTMDRYVRGRWERTHSYAPARRHSQRGISIEPLFNVSTRYVPTDLLEQDITLFKPARGNLFAAYPPVYFGSEDFSFLQQDPIDLCLHTPQVPRRDVHYYVYSLRPREQVFNRRIEYAPRDSFRRDEMSLIPSSVTDFAMELCRDFGNPLDPAQREFIATQIERHFAQGPYTYAFSRGRPPHGVDPVEDFLYTSRKGHCEYFASAMAVVCQAVNIPTRLVTGFAGGEFDPASGTFQFRQKDAHAWTEVFIPEKGWVPFDPTPATSTRETSHESGLWARAVRWVDMMRAQWSSSVVLFDANRRGGLLSRIGDWFRALGAGGQDSSFTGTIKAFLIGPEMSRPIERVMYWLLLLLIVALLAIIVRVLWLTALIVRAYLPGPSGPASRRARRSDARFYDRLLALLENKGHAKPPFQTPLEFASTLARSHRDLSEMPTYVNWFYEVQFGERALPREHLRRLNGFLQRLRDDPAFGTR from the coding sequence ATGATCGCCCCACGGTCACGAATGCACGTCGGACTGCTCGCGCTGGCAATGGTCAACATGTTGCCGGCGCTGGAAGCCGAAGAAGCGTGGCGGTATGTCGCCCTGGCGTTTGGCGCGGCCGTGTTCAGCTACTTCCTGTCCGGCTCGAAATGGTCCGATGCCGTGCGCCCGTCGATGATCACCACCGGCGTACTCTGCTCCGTCATCTTCACCGTCTATGAGATGTTCCTGCGCAAGGACGAGGCGCCGGTGTACATCCTGAATCTGGCGCACTTCATCATCTTGCTTTGCTGCTGCAAGTTCTTCGAACTGCGCACGGCACGGGATACTGGCATTGTTGTGTTGATGGCGTTTCTCCTGCTGATCATCGGCGCTTTTGTCAGCGCCAGCTTGCTGTTTGCCGCGGTGATCCTGATCGATCTGACGATTGGCGTCGCGTGGCTGCTGGAGTTTCACGCACGGTGCGAGGCCCAGCGCATCGCCGCATCGGCCGCGCGAATCCGCGTGACCGCCCTCGCATCGAATGCGGCGTCAGACGCTTCGTCGGGCGCCTCGCCGGCATTGCGAAACCGCCTGACCGGCGCGCTCGGCAATTCGGTCGGTCTCACGGTCGTCGGGCTGGTGATCTTCATTGCCATCCCGCGCGGCTGGAGCACGGGGCTGTTCGGGCGGATGCATCGGATGGTTCCGACGGCCGTGAGCGGCTTTACGGATGAGATCACGCTGCGCGACGCCGCGATCTTCGAAGACCCGACACCGGTAATGCGCGTTCGATTCACGCAGGCCGGGCGCATCCTGACCGATGACGATTTCCGCCCCATGATGCGCGGCAGCACGATGGATCGATACGTGCGCGGTCGGTGGGAGCGGACTCACAGCTACGCACCGGCGCGCCGGCATTCCCAGCGCGGCATCAGCATTGAACCGCTCTTCAATGTCTCCACGCGCTACGTGCCGACGGACCTCCTGGAGCAGGACATCACGCTGTTCAAGCCGGCGCGGGGGAATCTGTTCGCGGCGTATCCCCCGGTTTATTTCGGATCCGAAGATTTCTCGTTTCTCCAGCAGGACCCGATCGACCTTTGCCTTCACACGCCCCAGGTGCCTCGGCGCGACGTGCACTATTACGTCTACTCGCTTCGTCCCCGTGAGCAGGTGTTCAATCGCCGGATCGAGTACGCCCCGCGTGATTCCTTTCGACGCGATGAGATGTCCTTGATCCCATCAAGCGTCACGGACTTTGCCATGGAGTTGTGCCGTGATTTTGGCAATCCGCTCGATCCGGCACAGCGCGAGTTCATCGCGACGCAGATCGAACGTCATTTTGCCCAGGGGCCGTACACCTATGCGTTCTCACGAGGCCGACCGCCGCACGGCGTGGATCCCGTGGAAGACTTCCTCTACACGTCACGAAAGGGGCACTGCGAGTACTTTGCTTCCGCGATGGCCGTGGTTTGCCAGGCGGTGAACATTCCCACCCGCCTCGTGACCGGTTTCGCCGGCGGCGAGTTCGACCCGGCGTCGGGCACGTTTCAGTTTCGGCAGAAGGACGCCCATGCGTGGACGGAGGTCTTCATCCCGGAGAAGGGCTGGGTACCGTTTGACCCCACGCCCGCCACCAGCACACGCGAAACCAGTCATGAGAGCGGGTTGTGGGCGCGGGCCGTGCGGTGGGTGGACATGATGCGTGCGCAGTGGTCGTCGTCGGTGGTCCTGTTTGACGCGAACCGGCGCGGCGGTCTGCTGTCGCGAATCGGTGATTGGTTCCGGGCCTTGGGGGCCGGCGGTCAGGACAGCTCCTTCACCGGCACGATCAAGGCATTCCTCATTGGGCCGGAGATGAGTCGGCCGATCGAGCGCGTCATGTACTGGCTACTGCTGCTGTTGATCGTAGCGCTGCTGGCGATCATTGTGCGCGTGCTTTGGCTGACGGCATTGATTGTCCGCGCTTACCTTCCAGGACCGAGCGGTCCGGCGAGTCGCCGCGCGCGGCGGTCCGATGCCCGGTTCTATGATCGTTTGCTGGCGCTGCTGGAAAACAAGGGTCATGCCAAGCCGCCGTTTCAGACGCCCCTGGAGTTCGCAAGCACTCTGGCGCGTTCGCATCGCGACTTGAGCGAGATGCCGACTTACGTAAACTGGTTCTACGAAGTTCAGTTCGGCGAGCGCGCGCTGCCGCGCGAGCACCTTCGCCGACTCAATGGATTCCTCCAGCGTTTGCGGGACGACCCCGCCTTCGGCACTCGGTGA
- a CDS encoding Alpha-agarase precursor produces MMRRKLRITKTFVYLSIVGMLAAFPASMRQASAEERRFVVMLAVPRKSAGTNPIVLANTNQIWDQYFDKVKPNVASFAEYWHEISYRTVTVSGDVYGWVEVPWPALPIGDVVSGPGGATNIAGAASLNGFQIQINNIDGDGTFTLGASERLLEAEQMILIDYNGDRPGTGTPVDIMSPLTVRSPGLVDNWWTPGERFRDLNNNGRYDRLLEPTRSGWGTPGCNANGVSMTIEQTEICTDIDRDGQWDFPEPFEDFLVKYDPTVSNPPDRWVRLDPSLKNQDPVSRQFAIDYITHNYPGNVQALIARCGNNVYDGADRWIESTGTGTKMIQQADLNIYLTDVATVPPDSFLNPYPWDYEGWWADYWQEVHVNAGVAVPPTPSAPEFPLFIPNYVTFDPTQPTGNAVDGTIAFNPNTGGSRARVAQPMIPCVPVDLNGVQIEPGPDCLQEDTDPGDNIPPPLLDPFPVDPVDPQGDGEYGDGSVDPGQPSGGGERIYPDSLDTNGDSFIDFYDGPPEYTDLPSSRYHLQAHSSLGTFGGSQYGGDGRLGEVTSPYGTDYYGQDIGTGTPSGAGGPDGTIPPAGPWAYNVHGANGFDAGNQMSIELLTNVPNSFEGGRGLAYVNSEMKTYCVNPSARQLVRFDFPTMTTTMPIPVEIMGTITGIPNNEDIVGLTYNSNSNVMYCLTTQLFGLFGTVYTVDRTNGQCTLAFNVDFFAPTCVEVDPNSGMMFAVSALDDNLYIIDPGTGVSNIVGMMDEPVYQLAFRAEFGGILYGITRSMNQLATVDIFTADVTPGNMAAALPPVQDLAPNVDQPAEQIYAIDSFNNVFVINTQPPSAPPTIYGKVNINIVSGVSPIKRDFNLDGLLDLGECRALNTENYALDAFATTPNDGGPGSRYPFNRRRMTEDTIAALDEAFDFDDVTMDVGGTMFCSGTILLPPNLYADGLAAGGRGLFQLPAPAMDLPMLVNDNLPPGSPLGRPATVPTQFSDFVTAIDSVGESGQQVSDFGIGLMAHEFLHVWEGYPDLYDYDVYINGIENFPVGIWDIMSGAMVHPAPFLKEFGTGATAVPPHEPWIQANDIRTEISPGVPTTIVLTDYAFDPLHAAYYYTNLNRPGERFYFWRLTRQIPISPDQINFSQILPGDGMMIMHTDFGANFEGLPLQQRIGGHFAYSILQSDGLHQLENGENAGDAGDPFTTGNVWNTVTDPNSNWYGVNPQSGIQITNIITQPTHSLVTFLWFSREVPELRFIRPPGGTAPNQLYPLQFEAFDFAGGTNIEIYADNDSSGYNGVLLSQGIKGNPGVVNGTRQIPLAGLSDGTYRFYARLVPGPGQDGVVDPSNSTPRPDVTNKGRGTLGAIAVNIAASKLEGWSVTCIDDSTAGAEVWRVEGTLSGQLANATTGVPYNSAAAGLSFTVVSNALIGGGGSTTVNTIGGQFILEDPTANFVATQFRAGDQVRITGGSGVTPGFYTILSVPTNKRLRLATNPGTGTAVTYRVWSFTDGNPNGVPDRITMVTTGKTAYSAPIQVINATVVPQLFPAIAVSFPDDLINPNRTAPLRVTFDGSESRDEQGLLNPNLTFLWNFGDGTTSTLPVVTKTYNNPSPPGGYTVTLTVTNPLSGPPPVTGMTTAQVVVNEAFIDTDGDGIQDFNDNCPDNANPTQADTDGDSFGDACDNCPFISNPSQADGDNDGMGDPCDNDLDGDGVPNNIDNCPLIFNPSQTDSDGDGFADACDNCPNNANADQTNGDSDSAGDVCDGCPVDPVKTTPGVCGCGVPDIDLDGDGFVDCISGDGGGPVAPTDTDNDGVPDTLDNCPLIANPLQRDSDNDGIGDLCDTAPGGPGTTPTPIPTPAACGVGSGSCGAGGLLPLMALGVGIRRRIRTNRRPHRTL; encoded by the coding sequence ATGATGCGGCGCAAGCTTCGCATAACGAAGACGTTTGTTTATTTGTCAATCGTGGGCATGCTGGCGGCCTTCCCTGCGTCGATGCGGCAGGCATCGGCCGAGGAGCGTCGCTTCGTGGTCATGCTGGCGGTGCCGCGCAAGAGCGCCGGCACCAACCCGATCGTCCTGGCAAATACCAATCAGATTTGGGACCAGTACTTCGACAAGGTCAAGCCAAACGTCGCATCGTTCGCCGAGTACTGGCACGAGATTTCCTATCGCACGGTCACCGTCAGCGGCGATGTGTACGGCTGGGTGGAAGTGCCCTGGCCGGCGCTGCCGATCGGCGACGTGGTGAGCGGACCGGGCGGCGCGACCAACATCGCCGGCGCGGCCTCGCTGAACGGGTTCCAGATTCAGATCAACAACATCGACGGGGACGGCACGTTCACGCTCGGCGCGAGCGAGCGTTTGCTCGAAGCCGAGCAGATGATCCTGATTGACTACAACGGCGATCGCCCGGGCACGGGCACGCCGGTTGACATCATGTCTCCGCTTACCGTTCGCTCTCCGGGACTCGTCGACAACTGGTGGACGCCGGGCGAGCGGTTCCGGGATCTCAACAACAACGGGCGCTACGACAGACTGCTGGAGCCGACGCGGAGCGGCTGGGGTACGCCGGGATGCAATGCAAACGGCGTGAGCATGACGATCGAGCAGACAGAAATCTGCACGGACATCGACCGCGACGGCCAATGGGATTTCCCCGAGCCGTTCGAGGACTTTCTCGTCAAGTACGATCCGACCGTCAGCAATCCGCCCGATCGCTGGGTGAGGCTCGACCCCAGCCTTAAGAACCAGGATCCGGTCAGCCGTCAATTCGCGATTGACTACATCACGCACAATTACCCGGGCAATGTGCAGGCCTTGATCGCGCGATGCGGAAACAACGTTTATGACGGTGCCGATCGCTGGATTGAATCCACCGGCACCGGCACGAAGATGATTCAGCAGGCCGACTTGAACATCTATCTGACGGATGTCGCGACCGTGCCGCCAGACTCCTTTCTAAATCCATATCCGTGGGACTACGAGGGCTGGTGGGCCGATTACTGGCAGGAAGTGCATGTCAATGCCGGTGTGGCCGTTCCGCCGACGCCCAGTGCCCCGGAGTTCCCACTTTTTATTCCCAACTATGTCACCTTCGATCCGACGCAGCCGACGGGTAATGCCGTCGATGGCACCATTGCATTCAATCCGAATACCGGCGGCTCGCGCGCCCGCGTGGCGCAACCGATGATACCCTGTGTGCCGGTCGATCTTAACGGTGTTCAGATTGAACCCGGCCCGGATTGTTTACAAGAGGATACCGATCCTGGCGACAATATTCCTCCGCCGTTGCTCGATCCGTTTCCGGTGGATCCGGTCGATCCGCAAGGCGACGGCGAATACGGCGACGGTTCAGTCGATCCGGGTCAGCCATCCGGCGGCGGCGAGCGAATCTACCCCGACAGCCTCGATACGAACGGCGACAGCTTCATCGATTTCTACGATGGACCACCCGAATACACCGATCTGCCCTCATCGCGCTATCACCTGCAGGCGCATTCCTCACTTGGCACGTTTGGCGGATCTCAATACGGCGGCGACGGTCGCCTCGGTGAAGTCACATCGCCCTATGGCACTGATTACTACGGTCAGGACATCGGCACCGGTACGCCGTCGGGCGCCGGTGGGCCAGACGGAACCATCCCGCCCGCCGGTCCGTGGGCTTACAACGTGCACGGCGCCAATGGTTTTGACGCCGGCAACCAGATGTCAATTGAACTGCTGACAAACGTGCCCAACAGTTTTGAGGGCGGGCGCGGTCTGGCCTACGTCAACAGCGAGATGAAGACCTATTGCGTGAATCCCTCGGCGCGGCAACTGGTTCGCTTTGATTTCCCGACCATGACGACGACGATGCCGATCCCCGTGGAGATCATGGGAACGATCACGGGCATCCCGAACAACGAGGACATCGTCGGGTTGACGTACAACTCAAACTCCAACGTGATGTACTGCCTGACCACGCAGTTGTTCGGACTGTTCGGAACGGTCTACACCGTGGACCGCACCAATGGGCAGTGCACGCTCGCCTTCAACGTGGACTTCTTCGCACCGACGTGCGTTGAAGTCGATCCGAACTCCGGCATGATGTTCGCCGTCAGCGCACTGGACGACAACCTTTACATCATCGACCCCGGAACCGGTGTCAGCAACATTGTCGGGATGATGGATGAGCCGGTCTATCAGCTTGCATTCCGCGCCGAGTTCGGCGGGATTCTCTACGGCATTACCCGCTCCATGAACCAATTGGCCACCGTCGACATCTTCACCGCCGACGTGACGCCGGGGAACATGGCAGCCGCGCTACCCCCTGTTCAGGACCTCGCGCCCAACGTCGATCAGCCGGCCGAACAGATTTACGCCATCGACAGTTTCAACAACGTGTTCGTCATCAACACGCAACCGCCCAGCGCGCCGCCCACCATCTATGGAAAAGTCAACATCAACATCGTATCGGGTGTTAGCCCAATCAAGCGTGACTTCAATCTCGACGGCCTGCTCGACCTCGGCGAGTGCCGCGCGCTGAACACCGAAAACTACGCGCTGGATGCGTTCGCCACCACGCCCAACGACGGCGGACCTGGAAGTCGGTATCCGTTCAATCGCCGCCGCATGACCGAAGACACCATCGCAGCGCTCGACGAAGCCTTCGACTTCGATGACGTGACCATGGATGTCGGCGGAACGATGTTTTGTTCGGGCACGATCCTGCTGCCGCCCAATCTCTACGCCGACGGGCTGGCGGCAGGCGGGCGCGGACTCTTCCAGTTGCCCGCGCCGGCGATGGACCTGCCGATGCTCGTCAATGACAACCTGCCGCCGGGATCGCCGCTGGGCAGGCCGGCGACTGTTCCGACGCAATTCTCCGACTTCGTCACGGCCATCGACAGCGTCGGTGAGTCGGGCCAGCAGGTCAGCGACTTCGGCATCGGCCTCATGGCCCACGAGTTCCTGCACGTCTGGGAGGGCTACCCCGACCTGTACGACTACGACGTTTACATCAACGGCATCGAGAACTTCCCGGTCGGCATCTGGGACATCATGTCGGGCGCGATGGTTCATCCCGCGCCGTTCCTGAAGGAATTCGGCACCGGGGCGACGGCGGTTCCGCCGCATGAGCCCTGGATTCAGGCCAACGACATCCGCACCGAGATCTCGCCCGGCGTACCGACGACGATCGTCCTGACCGACTACGCCTTCGACCCGCTCCACGCAGCATATTACTACACGAACCTCAATCGCCCCGGCGAACGGTTCTACTTCTGGCGGCTGACGCGGCAGATTCCGATCAGCCCGGATCAAATTAACTTTTCGCAAATTCTCCCCGGCGACGGCATGATGATCATGCACACCGATTTCGGGGCCAACTTCGAAGGTCTGCCGCTCCAGCAGCGCATCGGCGGTCACTTTGCCTACTCGATTCTTCAGTCCGATGGATTGCACCAGTTGGAGAACGGCGAGAATGCCGGCGACGCCGGCGATCCGTTCACGACGGGCAACGTTTGGAACACCGTCACCGACCCGAATTCCAACTGGTACGGCGTCAACCCGCAAAGCGGTATTCAGATCACCAACATCATCACGCAGCCGACGCACTCGCTCGTGACGTTCCTGTGGTTCTCGCGCGAAGTGCCCGAGCTGCGCTTCATTCGTCCGCCCGGAGGCACCGCGCCGAACCAGCTCTATCCGCTTCAATTCGAGGCGTTTGACTTCGCCGGCGGGACCAACATTGAGATCTACGCCGACAACGACTCGTCGGGGTACAACGGTGTCCTGCTAAGCCAGGGCATCAAAGGCAATCCCGGTGTCGTCAATGGCACGCGGCAGATTCCGCTCGCCGGGTTAAGCGACGGAACGTATCGCTTCTATGCCCGGCTTGTCCCCGGACCCGGTCAGGACGGCGTCGTCGATCCTTCCAACTCCACACCTCGGCCGGACGTCACCAACAAGGGCCGCGGCACGCTCGGCGCGATCGCCGTGAACATCGCGGCTTCCAAGCTCGAAGGCTGGTCGGTCACCTGCATCGACGACTCGACCGCCGGCGCCGAAGTCTGGCGCGTCGAAGGCACGCTCTCGGGGCAATTGGCCAACGCCACCACCGGCGTGCCGTACAACTCGGCGGCGGCCGGGCTTTCATTCACCGTCGTTTCGAATGCCCTGATCGGCGGCGGCGGTTCCACCACCGTCAACACGATCGGCGGGCAATTCATACTTGAAGACCCCACAGCCAACTTTGTCGCCACGCAGTTCCGCGCCGGCGACCAGGTCCGCATCACCGGCGGCAGCGGCGTGACACCGGGCTTCTACACGATTCTCTCCGTGCCGACTAACAAGCGCCTGCGCCTGGCCACCAATCCAGGCACGGGTACGGCTGTCACCTATCGCGTCTGGAGCTTTACAGACGGCAACCCGAATGGCGTCCCCGATCGCATTACGATGGTCACCACGGGCAAGACGGCCTACAGCGCCCCGATCCAGGTCATCAACGCGACGGTTGTGCCGCAACTGTTCCCGGCGATCGCCGTGAGTTTCCCGGATGATTTGATCAATCCGAATCGCACGGCGCCGCTGCGCGTAACGTTTGACGGCAGCGAGTCGCGCGACGAGCAGGGTTTGCTCAATCCGAACCTGACGTTCCTTTGGAACTTCGGCGACGGGACAACGTCGACCCTGCCGGTCGTCACGAAGACCTACAACAACCCATCGCCTCCGGGCGGCTACACGGTCACGCTTACCGTCACGAACCCGCTCTCGGGTCCGCCGCCGGTCACCGGCATGACCACCGCCCAGGTCGTCGTGAACGAGGCCTTCATCGACACCGACGGCGACGGCATCCAGGACTTCAACGACAACTGTCCGGACAATGCCAACCCGACCCAGGCCGATACCGATGGCGACAGCTTCGGTGACGCCTGCGACAACTGCCCATTCATCTCCAACCCGTCCCAGGCTGACGGCGACAACGACGGCATGGGCGATCCGTGTGACAACGACCTCGACGGTGACGGCGTGCCGAACAACATCGACAATTGCCCGCTGATCTTCAACCCGAGCCAGACCGACAGCGACGGCGATGGGTTCGCGGATGCGTGCGACAATTGTCCGAACAACGCCAATGCCGACCAGACCAACGGCGATTCCGACTCGGCCGGCGACGTCTGTGACGGTTGCCCGGTTGATCCGGTCAAGACGACTCCGGGCGTCTGCGGATGCGGGGTGCCCGACATCGATCTCGACGGCGACGGATTTGTTGACTGCATCAGCGGCGACGGCGGCGGCCCGGTCGCGCCCACCGACACGGACAACGACGGCGTGCCGGACACGCTCGACAATTGTCCGTTGATCGCCAACCCGCTCCAGCGCGACAGCGACAACGACGGCATCGGCGACCTGTGCGACACGGCCCCCGGCGGCCCGGGCACAACGCCGACCCCGATCCCGACACCTGCCGCCTGCGGTGTCGGATCTGGAAGCTGCGGTGCCGGTGGTCTGTTGCCGCTCATGGCCCTGGGAGTCGGGATCCGACGGCGGATTCGCACGAACCGCCGACCGCACCGGACGCTTTAA